One region of Deinococcus radiopugnans ATCC 19172 genomic DNA includes:
- a CDS encoding helix-turn-helix domain-containing protein, with protein MIDLEVLTRIPRLLEDVTQMLQKIKQQEDEILGTAEAARLLRIGTAELLDLARAGRVPHLRLGNGYKFSRLQLLETFRNQALENVLDDDAA; from the coding sequence GTGATAGATCTGGAAGTCCTGACTCGCATTCCTCGTCTGCTGGAGGACGTGACGCAGATGTTGCAAAAAATCAAGCAGCAAGAGGATGAAATTTTGGGAACGGCTGAGGCCGCGCGCCTCCTGCGTATCGGTACCGCCGAGCTGCTGGATCTGGCGCGGGCCGGTCGCGTGCCACACCTGCGCCTCGGCAACGGCTACAAATTCTCGCGGCTGCAGTTGCTGGAGACCTTCCGCAACCAGGCGCTGGAAAACGTGCTGGACGACGACGCCGCCTGA
- a CDS encoding helix-turn-helix domain-containing protein, translating into MESNNLNESRLGPNRFDELDANAAGNLIRRRREQLGLSLADVVSRTTVSSPQYLHKLEHGLVHVGRSKHVASLAIALELDGEDIAALSNRTQSMSVVDVRYPTAFQVPIVLAGTYPKIGAYTLARRPNEVQVVDTTQKDLIPGRLYVIVGEKPKTEAPVDKPPAQEGAVEEKATELDAAEKQRQKEDFEKFGHCARAVEATDGSIHFVTDEGIFSSEEVRVFGRITFVAHPQ; encoded by the coding sequence ATGGAGAGCAATAATCTGAACGAATCCCGTCTGGGACCGAATCGATTTGATGAGCTTGACGCAAATGCGGCGGGCAACCTGATCCGCCGACGCCGAGAACAACTGGGTTTGTCGCTGGCAGATGTGGTGTCGCGGACTACCGTCTCTTCCCCCCAGTACCTGCACAAATTGGAACACGGTCTGGTACATGTGGGCCGGAGCAAGCATGTTGCGAGCCTGGCCATCGCCCTGGAACTGGACGGCGAGGACATCGCCGCGCTCAGCAACCGCACGCAGTCCATGTCCGTGGTCGACGTGCGTTACCCGACCGCGTTCCAGGTCCCCATCGTGTTGGCGGGAACTTACCCGAAGATCGGGGCCTACACGCTGGCGCGACGGCCTAACGAAGTGCAGGTGGTTGACACCACGCAGAAGGACCTGATCCCCGGCCGCCTCTACGTGATCGTAGGAGAAAAGCCCAAGACCGAAGCCCCCGTGGACAAACCGCCTGCGCAGGAGGGTGCTGTGGAAGAGAAGGCGACGGAATTGGACGCTGCGGAGAAGCAACGCCAGAAGGAGGATTTTGAAAAATTCGGTCATTGTGCCCGGGCCGTCGAGGCCACGGACGGTTCGATCCACTTCGTGACTGACGAGGGGATCTTCAGCTCTGAGGAGGTAAGGGTTTTTGGCCGCATCACTTTTGTGGCTCACCCCCAATGA
- a CDS encoding site-specific integrase yields the protein MSSAARDKARAPNGSVSIVKRMDGRFSLTIELPRGADGKRNRHQSTHRTRQKAEARARKFNYEVASRAPEARSEVTVSATLQHWLREQPPGEYSTQLNRAWLVALIESHIGEQKLVKLREGHIKAFLQNLAAEKKPSTCAKVLHVLRAALRGAVRDGLITTNPADDIRPPTLHHEVKDAWSRDEVRRIMRAARDGAMPALILVALSTGARIGELVGAGWEDYDPRAGTLHITETAKRSGGRGKPKTHAARRKLKLTPLVQRALAAHLEQVIERKRLAGPLWGQKRMVSEKVREKQRQAARARWNSSLPQGWIPRPPPAVAYEPLFPTSHGTPLSPRNVRREWARVLEKADVKYREFHAIRASFITAALVNRVVSLKDLQDVVGHTSPVMTLRYAQRSQERQAQVIRMANEEMGLDDDDEEDRSTTRSA from the coding sequence ATGAGCAGCGCAGCCCGCGACAAAGCCCGGGCGCCCAATGGGAGTGTCTCGATCGTCAAGCGGATGGACGGCCGGTTTTCGCTGACGATCGAATTGCCCCGGGGGGCAGACGGCAAGCGTAACCGGCACCAGAGTACGCACCGGACCCGGCAGAAGGCGGAGGCGCGCGCCCGGAAGTTCAACTACGAGGTGGCGTCCCGCGCACCTGAGGCGCGAAGCGAGGTGACGGTGTCAGCCACGCTGCAACACTGGCTGCGTGAGCAGCCGCCCGGCGAGTACAGCACCCAGCTCAACCGGGCGTGGCTGGTCGCGCTGATTGAAAGCCATATCGGCGAACAGAAGCTCGTCAAGCTTCGTGAGGGCCACATCAAAGCATTTTTGCAGAATCTGGCAGCCGAGAAGAAGCCCAGCACCTGCGCCAAGGTGCTGCATGTGCTCCGGGCGGCCCTGCGGGGCGCAGTGCGCGACGGTCTGATCACGACCAATCCGGCTGACGACATCAGGCCTCCGACGCTGCATCACGAGGTCAAAGACGCCTGGAGCCGTGATGAAGTCCGGCGGATTATGCGTGCGGCACGGGACGGGGCCATGCCGGCGCTGATCCTGGTGGCCCTCAGCACCGGAGCACGCATCGGCGAGCTGGTGGGCGCGGGGTGGGAAGACTATGACCCCAGGGCAGGCACCCTGCACATCACAGAGACCGCGAAGCGCAGCGGCGGCAGGGGCAAGCCGAAGACGCATGCGGCCCGGCGAAAGCTCAAGTTGACGCCTCTCGTGCAGCGCGCCCTGGCCGCGCATCTGGAACAGGTGATTGAGCGCAAGCGACTGGCAGGACCGCTCTGGGGACAGAAGCGCATGGTTTCCGAAAAAGTGCGCGAGAAGCAGCGCCAGGCCGCGCGTGCGCGCTGGAATTCCAGCCTCCCCCAGGGTTGGATTCCGCGCCCGCCACCAGCTGTGGCTTACGAGCCCCTTTTCCCGACGAGTCACGGCACGCCGCTCAGCCCGCGAAATGTGCGGCGCGAGTGGGCGCGGGTTCTGGAAAAGGCCGATGTGAAGTACCGGGAGTTTCACGCCATCCGGGCCTCGTTCATCACCGCTGCGCTCGTGAACCGCGTGGTGAGCCTCAAGGACCTGCAAGATGTTGTCGGTCACACGTCGCCGGTCATGACGCTGCGCTATGCCCAGCGCAGCCAGGAGCGCCAGGCGCAGGTGATTCGGATGGCGAACGAAGAAATGGGGCTCGACGATGACGATGAGGAAGACAGGTCAACCACGCGATCGGCCTGA
- a CDS encoding AzlD domain-containing protein: protein MTVTAVIVLMWAVTYPARWLGLNLGRVRLPPFWLAFLQFVPVSVIAALIVPEVLGSPEWPRRLLASVVGGVIVWRSGHLALGILGGFAAYWAARALAG from the coding sequence GTGACTGTCACTGCCGTGATCGTGCTGATGTGGGCCGTGACTTACCCGGCCCGCTGGCTGGGGCTCAACCTGGGCCGGGTGCGCCTGCCGCCGTTCTGGTTGGCATTCTTGCAATTTGTGCCGGTCAGCGTGATCGCCGCCCTGATCGTCCCCGAAGTGCTGGGCAGCCCGGAATGGCCGCGCCGCCTGCTTGCCAGCGTGGTGGGAGGGGTGATCGTGTGGCGCAGCGGGCACCTCGCGCTGGGCATCCTGGGGGGCTTCGCGGCGTACTGGGCCGCGCGGGCACTGGCGGGCTGA
- a CDS encoding AzlC family ABC transporter permease, which translates to MLASVPVSPFWPAFWRGFRVMTPLWLGMVPFAVAYAVTARASGLSVWETQLMSLSVFAGASQFAAAGLFAGYGVAGGASAIGIVLTTFLLNARHLLYGLSLSRQLVLTRPQRLIAAQFLTDESYGMVTVKGKQEPGGPSFGYVLGAELSLYTVWNASTLLGAVGGAVLPSPEALGVGVIFPLAFLGLLVPMLRGRVTVLVALMSGLAAWGLSRFLPGGVVILLSGIGGALLGAWLTGRASAAERQAGA; encoded by the coding sequence ATGCTCGCGTCTGTCCCGGTGTCGCCATTCTGGCCTGCGTTCTGGCGAGGTTTCCGCGTGATGACACCGCTGTGGCTGGGCATGGTGCCGTTCGCAGTGGCCTACGCGGTCACGGCGCGGGCCTCGGGCCTGAGCGTGTGGGAAACGCAGCTGATGAGCCTGAGCGTGTTTGCGGGCGCGTCGCAGTTCGCGGCGGCGGGCCTGTTCGCGGGCTACGGTGTGGCTGGCGGGGCGTCGGCCATCGGCATTGTGCTGACCACTTTTTTGCTGAATGCCCGTCACCTGCTGTACGGCCTGAGCCTGTCCCGGCAACTGGTGTTGACCCGCCCACAACGCCTGATCGCCGCGCAATTCCTGACCGACGAGTCGTATGGGATGGTCACGGTCAAGGGCAAACAGGAGCCGGGTGGCCCCAGCTTCGGCTACGTGCTGGGCGCGGAACTCAGCCTGTACACGGTCTGGAACGCCTCCACATTGCTGGGGGCGGTGGGCGGCGCGGTGCTGCCCTCTCCCGAAGCGTTGGGCGTGGGCGTGATCTTTCCGCTGGCCTTCCTGGGCCTGCTGGTGCCGATGCTGCGGGGCCGCGTGACCGTGCTGGTGGCGCTGATGTCAGGGCTGGCCGCGTGGGGCCTGTCGCGCTTTTTGCCCGGCGGTGTGGTGATCCTGCTGTCGGGTATCGGCGGCGCGCTGCTGGGGGCGTGGTTGACTGGACGGGCATCTGCAGCCGAACGACAGGCGGGCGCGTGA
- a CDS encoding alpha/beta hydrolase, whose translation MTRLNARSRLALPPRVRLWLGLLVALALGYLVALAQNAVVRPPLVVGQDAVPPAGQAPGVIATLEHEGGAFIDIRPAGEVKTLLVYYPGGFVRPQAYEWLGRALAADGVQTVIPVFPLDLAVTGVGRADALIKKFGAGRMVVIAGHSLGGAMAAQYATDHTAQLNGMILMGAYPAGNVSLKGAALPVLSLLAERDGVAASADVRDGLNRLPDSARLTVIPGAVHSFFGRYGSQKGDGLPTVTRAAAEVDILKAVRAFLRQLPAP comes from the coding sequence ATGACCCGCCTGAACGCTCGTTCCCGCCTCGCCCTGCCGCCGCGTGTGCGGCTGTGGCTCGGGTTGCTCGTGGCCCTGGCGCTGGGCTATCTGGTGGCGCTGGCGCAGAACGCTGTGGTACGGCCCCCGCTGGTAGTCGGGCAGGACGCCGTGCCCCCGGCGGGACAGGCGCCGGGCGTGATCGCCACGCTGGAACACGAGGGCGGCGCGTTTATCGACATCCGGCCCGCAGGCGAGGTGAAGACCCTGCTGGTGTATTACCCGGGCGGGTTCGTGCGCCCGCAGGCCTACGAGTGGCTGGGCCGCGCCCTGGCCGCCGACGGCGTGCAGACGGTCATCCCGGTGTTTCCCCTGGATCTGGCGGTGACCGGCGTGGGCCGCGCCGACGCGCTGATCAAGAAGTTCGGCGCGGGCAGGATGGTGGTCATCGCGGGCCATTCGCTGGGCGGGGCGATGGCGGCGCAATACGCCACAGACCACACGGCACAACTGAATGGCATGATCCTGATGGGCGCGTATCCGGCGGGCAACGTCAGCCTGAAAGGCGCCGCCCTGCCCGTGCTGTCGCTGCTGGCGGAGCGTGATGGAGTGGCTGCTTCCGCCGACGTGCGTGATGGCCTGAACCGCCTGCCGGACAGCGCCCGGCTGACCGTGATCCCCGGCGCCGTCCACAGCTTTTTTGGACGGTACGGCTCCCAGAAGGGCGACGGCCTGCCCACCGTGACCCGCGCGGCCGCCGAGGTGGACATCCTGAAGGCGGTCAGGGCATTTCTACGGCAACTGCCCGCTCCGTAA
- a CDS encoding MFS transporter small subunit, producing MTNRTETPTEKTSPMTYLVWLVPGLPLVWGVWQTLIKVAQLFQ from the coding sequence ATGACCAACCGGACCGAGACGCCCACCGAAAAGACCTCTCCCATGACCTACCTCGTGTGGCTGGTCCCTGGCCTTCCGCTGGTGTGGGGCGTGTGGCAGACCCTGATCAAGGTGGCGCAGCTGTTTCAATAG
- a CDS encoding OFA family MFS transporter: protein MGFLDREHSVAGPGWSRWLVPPAALAVHLSIGQIYAYSVFNKPLSRLISGDVQAETGAAGDWSLFQVGLIFSVALFFLGASSALFGKWVEREGPRKTMFASALLFCGGFLIAALGVSQHQLWLVILGNGVIGGIGLGLGYISPVSTLIKWFPDRPGLATGMAIMGFGGGALIGSPLGTALMARFAGDGTLGVGSTFLIMGTVYFLFMVFGALMVRIPAEGWAPAGYVPRANAAGGMISNHNVLVDQAFRTPQFWLLFAVLFLNVTAGIGVLGQASVMIQEMFSDKVLGAGAGVTAAAAAGFVGLLSIFNMAGRFFWSTISDRLGRKPTYMVFFVLGTVLYFLIPLFGNLASLALFVAGFCVILSMYGGSFATVPAYLRDLFGTANVGAIHGRLLLAWSAAAIAGPTLVNGFRDSQIKAGIPAAQAYSTVMYIMAGLLIVGFVANLLIRPVASRYWAAPPAGQEPLASPSAADD from the coding sequence ATGGGATTTCTGGACCGTGAACATTCCGTGGCCGGGCCGGGCTGGAGCCGCTGGCTGGTGCCGCCGGCCGCCCTGGCCGTTCACCTGAGCATCGGGCAGATCTACGCCTATTCGGTGTTCAACAAGCCCCTCTCGCGGCTGATCAGCGGCGACGTACAGGCTGAAACCGGGGCGGCGGGCGACTGGTCGCTGTTTCAGGTGGGCCTGATCTTCAGCGTGGCGCTGTTTTTCCTGGGGGCGAGTTCGGCGCTGTTCGGCAAGTGGGTGGAGCGCGAGGGACCGCGCAAGACCATGTTTGCCAGTGCCCTGCTGTTCTGCGGCGGCTTCCTGATCGCGGCGCTGGGCGTCAGCCAGCACCAGTTGTGGCTGGTGATTCTGGGCAACGGCGTGATCGGGGGCATTGGCCTGGGTCTGGGGTACATCAGCCCCGTCAGCACACTGATCAAGTGGTTTCCAGACCGGCCCGGACTGGCCACCGGCATGGCGATCATGGGGTTCGGCGGCGGCGCGCTGATCGGCAGCCCGCTGGGCACGGCGCTGATGGCCCGCTTCGCCGGGGACGGCACGCTGGGCGTCGGCTCCACGTTCCTGATCATGGGAACGGTCTACTTCCTGTTCATGGTGTTCGGCGCACTGATGGTGCGGATTCCCGCCGAGGGCTGGGCGCCGGCAGGCTACGTGCCCAGGGCCAATGCGGCGGGCGGCATGATCTCCAACCACAACGTGCTGGTCGATCAGGCGTTCCGCACCCCGCAGTTCTGGCTGCTGTTCGCGGTGCTGTTCCTGAACGTGACCGCCGGAATCGGCGTGCTCGGGCAGGCCAGCGTCATGATTCAGGAGATGTTCAGCGACAAGGTGCTGGGGGCCGGGGCTGGCGTCACGGCCGCCGCCGCCGCCGGGTTCGTGGGCCTGCTGAGCATCTTCAACATGGCGGGGCGCTTCTTCTGGTCCACGATCAGCGACCGGCTGGGACGCAAACCCACCTACATGGTCTTCTTTGTGCTGGGCACCGTGCTGTACTTCCTGATCCCGCTGTTCGGCAACCTGGCCAGCCTGGCGCTGTTCGTGGCCGGCTTCTGCGTCATTCTCAGCATGTACGGCGGCAGCTTCGCCACGGTGCCCGCCTACCTGCGGGACCTGTTCGGCACCGCCAACGTGGGCGCCATCCACGGCCGGCTGCTGCTGGCCTGGAGCGCGGCGGCCATTGCCGGCCCCACGCTGGTCAACGGCTTCCGCGACAGCCAGATCAAGGCGGGCATTCCCGCCGCACAGGCGTACTCGACCGTCATGTACATCATGGCCGGGCTGCTGATCGTCGGGTTTGTCGCCAACCTGCTGATCCGCCCGGTGGCCAGCCGCTACTGGGCCGCCCCACCTGCAGGCCAGGAACCGCTCGCCAGCCCGTCCGCCGCCGACGACTGA
- a CDS encoding formate dehydrogenase accessory sulfurtransferase FdhD codes for MPSGGPVDAEGVVHLPVRLYRTGEWSRRTDAVAVEEPLELRLHTPDRELPLGVLMRTPGQDRELLLGWLVSEGLWPQDSTLQADPENANVWHLHTPEHERLAAGARLTVSSSACGVCGSGSVEQLLSRASPPPWTAGPVCAAVLAGLPERLRETQAGFQETGGLHGAALFSAAGRLLCSREDIGRHNAVDKVVGSQIAGLPLRDHVLVVSSRAGFEIVQKAVTAGIGVVVAVGAATSLAVDTAAVFGVTLCGFTREGRFTVYAGAVRVRGPAE; via the coding sequence ATGCCGTCGGGCGGGCCGGTAGATGCGGAGGGCGTCGTTCACCTGCCCGTCCGGCTGTACCGGACCGGCGAGTGGTCCCGCCGCACCGACGCCGTCGCCGTCGAGGAACCGCTGGAACTGCGCCTGCACACCCCGGACCGCGAACTGCCGCTGGGCGTGCTGATGCGGACGCCCGGCCAGGACCGCGAGCTGCTGCTGGGCTGGCTGGTCTCCGAGGGCCTGTGGCCGCAGGACTCCACGCTGCAGGCCGACCCGGAAAACGCCAACGTCTGGCACCTGCACACCCCCGAGCATGAGCGGCTGGCGGCGGGGGCCAGACTGACCGTGTCGTCGAGCGCCTGCGGGGTCTGCGGGTCAGGCAGCGTCGAGCAGCTGCTGAGCCGGGCGTCTCCCCCACCCTGGACGGCGGGGCCAGTGTGCGCCGCCGTGCTGGCCGGGTTGCCGGAGCGGCTGCGCGAGACCCAGGCCGGCTTTCAGGAGACGGGCGGGCTGCACGGCGCGGCGCTGTTCAGTGCGGCAGGGCGTCTGCTGTGTTCCCGCGAGGACATCGGGCGGCACAACGCCGTGGACAAGGTAGTCGGCTCGCAGATTGCTGGCCTCCCACTGCGTGATCACGTGCTGGTGGTCAGCAGCCGCGCCGGTTTCGAGATCGTGCAGAAGGCCGTGACCGCCGGCATCGGGGTGGTGGTGGCGGTGGGCGCGGCCACCAGTCTGGCGGTGGACACGGCGGCCGTCTTTGGGGTCACGCTGTGCGGCTTTACCCGTGAGGGCCGCTTCACGGTGTACGCGGGCGCAGTCCGGGTGCGGGGGCCGGCAGAGTGA
- a CDS encoding DUF1641 domain-containing protein, giving the protein MAKALDFTPREPTPQERLHSTVEDSTAALEEGLYVLRQLHEHGVLDVLGKTVRGGEGLTASLLHILGGESGTTLLRNVTELGKTLSTLDPHEVGILGSAVTTGVHEGARHVAAGKGIGLGELLGLLKDRDVQVALGALMAVLKGAGRALREANGETTQTANQTEVGR; this is encoded by the coding sequence ATGGCCAAGGCGCTTGATTTCACGCCCCGCGAACCCACGCCGCAGGAGCGCCTGCATTCGACCGTCGAGGATTCGACCGCCGCGCTGGAAGAGGGGCTGTACGTCCTGCGGCAGCTGCACGAACACGGCGTGCTGGACGTGCTGGGCAAGACCGTGCGCGGCGGCGAGGGCCTGACCGCGTCGCTGCTGCACATCCTGGGCGGCGAGAGCGGCACCACCCTGCTGCGCAACGTCACGGAGCTGGGCAAGACGCTGTCCACCCTGGACCCGCACGAGGTCGGCATTCTGGGCAGCGCCGTGACCACGGGCGTTCACGAGGGGGCGCGGCACGTCGCCGCCGGCAAGGGCATCGGCCTGGGCGAGCTGCTGGGCCTGCTGAAAGACCGGGACGTGCAAGTGGCGCTGGGCGCGCTGATGGCCGTGCTGAAGGGCGCGGGCCGCGCGCTGCGCGAGGCGAACGGCGAGACCACGCAGACCGCCAACCAGACCGAGGTGGGCCGCTGA